The genomic interval CCGAGCAGGATGCCCGCGAACCCCGAGGCGACCGCGGCGAAGATCTCGAACACGTTGTCGCGCGAGCCGCGCTCGTACGACAGGATGGTCACGAAGAACGCGAAAAAGCCGAGGCCCGTGAAGAGCGAGTAGGCCAAAATAGGCTTCCACGCGAGCTTGAGCGACTCGACGAACGAGGGGCGCCACTCGGCGACGGGAGAGCTCATGGCGACTCCAAGGCGAGGGTGGGGCCGGCGCGGCGCAGGCGGAGCACGTGAGCTCCTCGCCCTCGCGCGAGCTCGGTGACGTAGGCGGCTCCCCGGCCGGCGCGATCCTGTGCGGCCTTCGGGCTCGGCTTCGCGCGGAAGAGGCCGAGGTAGTCCGTGCGGTTGTCGTCGGAGCCGACCGGGTAGCGAAAGAAGAGCAGCTTCCCGAACGCACCGAGCGTGCCCTTGGGGAGCTCGGCGGCCGTCTCGGAGACGATCTGCGGATCGGCGAACACGACGCTCGATCCCGGGCCCACCGCCGCGGCGGAGGCGCCGAAGCCCGCGGTGAGGAAGATCGCCGACATGTCCCCGGGAGGCTTGGGGAAGGCGTCGAGGGGCACCTTGGCCTGCCACGCGACGTCCGCCCCGAGGGCTCGCCACTTGCGCTCTTCCCCGCGCCGCGCGGCGAGCTCCACGACCCGCACCCCTCCGCTCTCGTCACGCGTCGCCACCGCGAGGCTCACCTTCTCGCCACGCTTCGCGAGCGTATGGGCGAGCGCCACCCACCCCTCGACGAGCAGATCGAGCAGGGACTCGAGGTGCTCCTCGATGACCCCGTCGGCCTCGGGGAGGTAGCTGTCGAGGACGAGCAGCACCTTCCGCGGCGCGTACGGCACGGCTTCGGGCACGCGGACTTGGAGCGTGCCGGTGCGCACGCTGAGCTTCCAATGCAGGCGTCGCACGTCGTCGCCGGGAACGTAGGCGCGCACGCCGTAGTGCTCTTCGGTGGCCATGCGCGAGAGCATGCTCAGCGCGCCCTCGGCCTTCGCGAGCGCGCGCGGCTTCTTCTCGAGGGCGAGAGGGCGCAGCCGGGGTAGCGCGCGGAGGCTCGCCGTGGCCCGCGAGGCCACACGTACGCGCGTGAGCCCGAGGACGTCCTCGTACCAGATGGTCGCCGGTCCGAGCGCGTAGACGCCGCGAGGGGTGCGCGGCAGCGGGGCGGAGACGGTCGCGTCCGCGCGGGACACGGACCTGTCGAGGGCGAAGCGCGTCTCTCCGCCGAGCCTGCGCGGGAGGCTCTCCTCGATGTGCAGGCGAAACGCGGGCGGTACGGGCACCTTCGAGAGCACGAAGCGCTCCTCGACGGCCTCGCCGGCGTCGACCACGGCGGGCTGGAGCTCGCGCTCGATCGAGCCTCGCCCGCGCTTGATGCGATCGTCGAAGGCCCGCACCGAGAAGGCCGAGACGAGCGTCGCGGCGGTGGCGAGCACGTAGTTGATGCCGAGCCCCGCGACCGCGAGCACGCCGAGCTGCGCCCACTTGGCCGAGAGCGCCAGCGCGACCGCGATGAGCGACGAGAGCGCGAGCGAGATGCCCCGGCCCGTGAGCACACGGACGTGCCTGTCGAGGGCCTCGACGAAGCCCGTGAACCCGCGAACGCCGGCCTCGCGGAGCGCGCGCCGCTCGCGCCCGACCTTGACCGAGATCGCGACGAGCTGCGCGAAGAGGAGGGGCACCGTGAAGAGGGCGAAGTACCGCGTGAGCTCGCCGCTCGACTCCTCGACCTCGCGTGTGTCGAACACGAGCGACGAGAGACCTCCGACCCCCCACGGGAGCAGGAAGAGGAGGAGGCCGTGGAAGCCGGCGCGGACGAGCTTCAGGAAGGTCATGCCGGGGCCGGGACCCGCTCCGTGCACTGGGCGACGAAATCGCGGCCCACCTGCGAGTCGGCCGTGAGCACGCGGTGGCCGAGCACCTCGGGAGCGAGGACCTTCACGTCCTCGACGTTCACGAACCCGCGCCCCTCGAAGAGCGCACGCGCTTGGCACGCCCGCGCGAGCAGGAGGGTGGACCTCGGCGAGACGGAGCGCAGGTTTCGGTGATCGGAGCGGAGCGCGCGCAGGATCGCGACGAGATACCGCCGGATTTCGGGTGAGACGTAGATGTGGGGAACGGTGCGCTGCCAGGTGAGCACGTCGTCCTTCGTCACCACCGCCGACACGTCGGCGAGCGGCGATCCGCCGAGGTGCACCTCGAGCATCTTCACCTCGGCGTCCTCCGGAGGGTACCCCACCGAGAGCATCATCATGAACCGATCGAGCTGCGCGGCGGGCAGGGGATAGGTGCCCTCGTCGTCGAGAGGGTTCATCGTCGCCAGGGTGACGAACGGGGCCTCGAGCTTGTGGGTCGTGCCCTCGATCGTGACCTGCCGCTCTTCCATGACCTCGAGCAAGGCCGACTGGGTCTTCGGCGGCGCGCGGTTGATCTCGTCGGCCAGGAGGACGTTCGTGAAGATCGGGCCCGGCTGGAACTCGAAGGCCTTCTTGCGCATGTCGAACACGTTCGCTCCCGAGACGTCCATGGGGAGGAGGTCGGGGGTGAACTGGATGCGCTTGAACGCGCCGGACACGCTCGCCGCGAACGACTTTGCGAGCACGGTCTTGCCGACGCCGGGCACGTCGCGGAAGAGCACGTGGCCCCCGGCGGCCACGGCCCAAAGCACACGCGCGATGACCTCGTCCTTTCCGAGGATGACGCGCCTCATGGAATCGAGCACGGCGCGGAACTGCGCCCGTAGGACGTTGGGATCGATGGCGGGCGGAGCGGTCACGGTTCTTGGTTCTCCCAGCGGGACGACAGGACGAAGCGGCGAATTCGGAGCCAAAATTGGCGGGCGGCGGACGACTGCGCGTGCTCGTATCCCCAGAGCCAGGTCTCGACCTTCTCTTCGGGGATCTGCCAGGCCGAGCCGTACGCGCGCACCACGCGGAGCTCGGCGTCGTCGCCGAGGCCGTCGACCATGGCGACCTCGCACATGAGCTCCACGATCTTCTCGCGGCGGTGCTTCGGGACGTACCTCGCCACTTCTTGGGGAGAGTAGACACGGATCTCGTCGTCGGCGAGGGGGGCCATGCCTTCGCTCGCGAGGAAGGCGTCGACGAACGCGCGCTCGCTCGGGTGGATCTCTCCGTCGGCCGAGATGACCGACACGAGCGGGTAGAGAATGGCGCGAGGGGGGGCCGAGCGCGGCGGCTCGTGCGCTTCGTGGCCTTCGCTTCCCGCAGCTCGCGCGGTCGAAGGCGGGGGCGGGGGCGGGGGCGGGGCTTGGGCCGCGAGCACGGGGGCAGCCGGACGGGCCTCCACCACCGTGTCGCGAGGGACGGTAGGCGCACCTGGGATGCGGAGCGTCGCGGGGGGCGGCTCGTCGTCGGCGCCGAGCACACGAATGGGGGGCGTCGCGCTGCGTCGCACGGGGCGCACGGATCGAGGTCCGCGCCTCTCGTCCGTGCCATCGGACGAG from Myxococcales bacterium carries:
- a CDS encoding DUF58 domain-containing protein — encoded protein: MTFLKLVRAGFHGLLLFLLPWGVGGLSSLVFDTREVEESSGELTRYFALFTVPLLFAQLVAISVKVGRERRALREAGVRGFTGFVEALDRHVRVLTGRGISLALSSLIAVALALSAKWAQLGVLAVAGLGINYVLATAATLVSAFSVRAFDDRIKRGRGSIERELQPAVVDAGEAVEERFVLSKVPVPPAFRLHIEESLPRRLGGETRFALDRSVSRADATVSAPLPRTPRGVYALGPATIWYEDVLGLTRVRVASRATASLRALPRLRPLALEKKPRALAKAEGALSMLSRMATEEHYGVRAYVPGDDVRRLHWKLSVRTGTLQVRVPEAVPYAPRKVLLVLDSYLPEADGVIEEHLESLLDLLVEGWVALAHTLAKRGEKVSLAVATRDESGGVRVVELAARRGEERKWRALGADVAWQAKVPLDAFPKPPGDMSAIFLTAGFGASAAAVGPGSSVVFADPQIVSETAAELPKGTLGAFGKLLFFRYPVGSDDNRTDYLGLFRAKPSPKAAQDRAGRGAAYVTELARGRGAHVLRLRRAGPTLALESP
- a CDS encoding MoxR family ATPase yields the protein MRRVILGKDEVIARVLWAVAAGGHVLFRDVPGVGKTVLAKSFAASVSGAFKRIQFTPDLLPMDVSGANVFDMRKKAFEFQPGPIFTNVLLADEINRAPPKTQSALLEVMEERQVTIEGTTHKLEAPFVTLATMNPLDDEGTYPLPAAQLDRFMMMLSVGYPPEDAEVKMLEVHLGGSPLADVSAVVTKDDVLTWQRTVPHIYVSPEIRRYLVAILRALRSDHRNLRSVSPRSTLLLARACQARALFEGRGFVNVEDVKVLAPEVLGHRVLTADSQVGRDFVAQCTERVPAPA
- a CDS encoding TerB family tellurite resistance protein; the protein is MRGHAVELQEDCPHCRLEGGLAETYDAREAACRFGVPARASCKLCGVTKVGTVSGTTCDDLQSIPTNLCPACRAPLEPEALDVRRCGLCGVRAALVDVTGPADLLDRATLEARLSQWAASEGFDDAEELVRATFVAESTSEVHARLVAGDVLETVMDPFAFGGRATGGSSDGTDERRGPRSVRPVRRSATPPIRVLGADDEPPPATLRIPGAPTVPRDTVVEARPAAPVLAAQAPPPPPPPPSTARAAGSEGHEAHEPPRSAPPRAILYPLVSVISADGEIHPSERAFVDAFLASEGMAPLADDEIRVYSPQEVARYVPKHRREKIVELMCEVAMVDGLGDDAELRVVRAYGSAWQIPEEKVETWLWGYEHAQSSAARQFWLRIRRFVLSSRWENQEP